tgaGTGTCTGCGGAACTTCCAAACCGAGGATCGCGCCGATGAGAAGATCTGCAAGCAGATCAGACTAATATCAAATGATCTTTGCATGCTGATCAGAGACGATactcttcttgaacagcgcCGCAAGGAAGTGGGTGTCTTCAGATCGAGCATATCGTCGCCAGGAAGGAAATCTACCGACAATAGCCATCTGAAAAAATGGTCTAGCAACGCCTCTGCAAATTCAGAAGGCGCCAAGAGCAATCTCAGCATGTCTCCGATAACTCCGACGACCATCAATGAGTATCAGTATTCTTCTAATACTACGAAATACTATCAACGAGGTATGACAAGTCTCGATTTGAAGAGACGACTCGTGAACAAGAATTCCTCTGAACACAATCCGCTAGGCCCATTACgagaggaagatgatgctCATACACCCTCGGTCTCCATCACGGCTTCCAATAATCCATTTCGATAAAGCAAGGCTTTGACCACGCTCCTGCCACATTACCTTGGTCTCTTCGCTT
Above is a genomic segment from Torulaspora globosa chromosome 1, complete sequence containing:
- the ENT4 gene encoding Ent4p (ancestral locus Anc_4.17), which produces MPLLDSVKSFVQSTTELKVRQATDESENSGATGTLMNEISVLTYSPKTLKEIVQVIRKRLTGNGRKTSHKNCIHLVKTLTLISYLMNNGSNEFIAWVRSSIFIIECLRNFQTEDRADEKICKQIRLISNDLCMLIRDDTLLEQRRKEVGVFRSSISSPGRKSTDNSHLKKWSSNASANSEGAKSNLSMSPITPTTINEYQYSSNTTKYYQRGMTSLDLKRRLVNKNSSEHNPLGPLREEDDAHTPSVSITASNNPFR